The following coding sequences lie in one Hydrogenophaga sp. PBL-H3 genomic window:
- a CDS encoding Lrp/AsnC family transcriptional regulator: MEQITIDEADLRLLDLLQTDASLSNQALAERAHLSPPTSLRRVKRLRQLGLIEREVALLSVDRMAPLLGQGLTALVEITLERQGAELLDAFEERVLPVAQIQQCYRVSPGPDFVLVVHCRDMPDYLALAQRLFTSDANVRNIKAFFSLKRAKFEPRLALPSKIIN; this comes from the coding sequence ATGGAACAAATCACCATTGACGAGGCCGACCTGCGTTTGCTGGATCTCCTGCAAACCGATGCATCCCTGAGCAACCAGGCTCTGGCCGAACGGGCACACCTGTCACCACCTACCAGCCTCAGGCGCGTCAAGCGCCTGCGCCAGCTGGGCCTGATCGAGCGTGAAGTGGCCCTGCTCAGCGTCGATCGCATGGCCCCCCTGCTGGGTCAGGGGCTCACGGCGCTGGTGGAGATCACGCTGGAACGCCAGGGCGCCGAACTGCTGGATGCGTTTGAAGAACGGGTGCTCCCTGTTGCACAGATTCAACAGTGCTACCGCGTCAGCCCGGGCCCGGATTTCGTGCTGGTGGTGCACTGCCGGGACATGCCCGACTACCTGGCGTTGGCCCAGCGTCTGTTCACCAGCGATGCCAATGTGCGCAACATCAAGGCCTTCTTCAGTCTGAAGCGCGCCAAATTCGAACCGCGCCTGGCGCTGCCAAGCAAGATCATCAACTGA
- a CDS encoding DUF6279 family lipoprotein has translation MNTSLGESLRGVLAGPHVRRIIALRVVKICALATMAVALTACTAARLAYNQAPNLTYWWLDSHVDFNNGQSTPVRSDINAFFQWHRANELPVYAGLLQRWQTLASQDLTGAQACAEFDVIRQRIDRAADASVQPMARLALQLDAAQLEHLKSRQAKSNAEFEDDFLQAAEDARIEKRFDRALERGEMLYGSLNAAQKELVRNNIKASAFDPQRTQAERLRRQADLLQTVKQAQAAPGTAAERVRSHIARISQSPTPGYKTYADELVRQGCAQFAQLHNTTTPEQRANAVRVLKGYEDDLRVLSAQR, from the coding sequence ATGAACACCTCTTTAGGGGAATCGTTGCGCGGCGTTCTTGCCGGGCCTCACGTGCGCCGGATTATCGCCTTGCGGGTGGTGAAGATCTGTGCGCTGGCAACCATGGCGGTGGCCCTCACGGCCTGCACCGCGGCACGGCTGGCCTACAACCAGGCGCCCAACCTCACCTACTGGTGGCTCGACAGCCACGTCGATTTCAACAACGGCCAGTCGACCCCGGTGCGCAGCGACATCAACGCCTTCTTTCAATGGCACCGCGCCAACGAACTGCCGGTGTACGCCGGGCTGCTGCAGCGCTGGCAAACGCTGGCCTCTCAAGATCTGACCGGCGCTCAGGCCTGCGCCGAGTTCGACGTGATCCGCCAGCGCATCGACCGCGCGGCCGATGCCAGCGTGCAGCCCATGGCGCGCCTGGCGCTTCAGCTTGATGCGGCTCAGCTGGAGCACCTCAAGAGCCGCCAGGCCAAGAGCAACGCGGAGTTTGAAGACGACTTCCTTCAAGCGGCTGAAGATGCGCGCATCGAGAAGCGCTTTGACCGCGCGCTGGAGCGCGGCGAGATGCTCTACGGCTCACTGAACGCTGCTCAAAAGGAACTGGTACGCAACAACATCAAGGCGTCTGCATTTGACCCGCAACGCACCCAGGCCGAGCGGCTGCGCCGCCAGGCTGATCTGCTGCAAACAGTGAAACAGGCGCAAGCCGCACCCGGCACCGCCGCCGAGCGCGTGCGCAGCCACATTGCACGCATCAGCCAGTCGCCCACGCCGGGCTACAAGACCTATGCAGACGAGCTGGTTCGCCAGGGCTGCGCCCAGTTTGCACAACTGCACAACACCACCACACCCGAGCAGCGCGCCAACGCCGTTCGCGTGCTCAAGGGCTACGAGGACGATCTCCGGGTGCTCAGCGCCCAGCGCTGA
- the glmS gene encoding glutamine--fructose-6-phosphate transaminase (isomerizing): MCGIVAGVSGRNIVPVLVQGLQRLEYRGYDSCGVAVHTGGLQRARSTARVAELAQQVQADGIASGTGIAHTRWATHGAPVVHNAHPHFSHGPGAVAGTAGRVALVHNGIIENHDELRAALQARGYVFESQTDTEVIAHLIDSLYEGDVFTALQAAVVQLHGAYALAVFHKDEPHRVVGARAGSPLVLGVGNLDGVRGGEHFLASDAMALAGVTDQIVYLEEGDLVDMQLGRYWVLDAQGRALDATQRPVKTVQAHSGAAELGPYRHYMQKEIFEQPRAIGDTLEGLGGITPELFGDGAYSIFKDVDNVLILACGTSYYSGCTAKYWLESIAKIPTQVEVASEYRYRTSVPNPRTLVVTITQSGETADTLAALRHAQGLGMKHTLTICNVGTSAMVRECELAYITRAGVEIGVASTKAFTTQLAGLFLLTLALAQVRGHLSEEDEASHLKAMRHLPVALQAVLALEPQVISWSEDFARMDNALFLGRGLHYPIALEGALKLKEISYIHAEAYPAGELKHGPLALVTAAMPVVTVAPNDTLLEKLKSNMQEVRARGGVLYVLADADTRITSSEGIHVIRMPEHYGALSPILHVVPLQMLAYHTALAKGTDVDKPRNLAKSVTVE, encoded by the coding sequence ATGTGTGGCATCGTCGCAGGGGTTTCAGGGCGCAACATCGTGCCCGTGCTGGTTCAGGGCTTGCAGCGGCTGGAGTACCGCGGCTATGACTCGTGTGGTGTGGCGGTGCACACCGGGGGCCTGCAGCGCGCGCGCAGCACGGCGCGGGTGGCCGAGCTGGCGCAGCAAGTGCAGGCGGACGGCATCGCCAGCGGCACCGGCATTGCCCACACCCGCTGGGCCACCCACGGCGCACCCGTGGTGCACAACGCACACCCCCACTTCAGCCATGGCCCCGGTGCGGTGGCTGGTACGGCGGGCCGTGTGGCCCTGGTGCACAACGGCATCATTGAAAACCACGACGAACTGCGTGCGGCCCTGCAGGCCAGGGGCTATGTGTTCGAGAGCCAGACCGACACCGAAGTCATCGCTCACCTGATTGATTCCCTGTACGAAGGCGACGTTTTCACCGCGTTGCAGGCCGCCGTGGTGCAGCTGCACGGCGCGTATGCGCTGGCGGTGTTTCACAAGGACGAGCCGCACCGCGTGGTGGGCGCGCGCGCCGGGTCACCCCTGGTCCTGGGCGTGGGCAACCTCGACGGGGTGCGCGGCGGCGAGCATTTCCTGGCCAGCGACGCGATGGCTCTGGCCGGCGTCACCGATCAGATCGTCTACCTGGAGGAGGGCGATCTGGTCGACATGCAGCTGGGCCGCTACTGGGTGCTCGACGCCCAGGGCCGTGCACTCGATGCGACGCAGCGCCCCGTGAAGACCGTGCAGGCTCACAGCGGCGCGGCCGAACTCGGCCCCTACCGCCACTACATGCAAAAGGAAATCTTCGAGCAACCGCGCGCCATCGGCGACACGCTCGAAGGCCTGGGAGGCATCACGCCCGAGCTGTTTGGCGACGGCGCGTACAGCATCTTCAAGGACGTCGACAACGTGCTCATCCTGGCCTGCGGCACCAGCTACTACAGCGGGTGCACCGCCAAGTACTGGCTGGAGAGCATCGCGAAGATTCCGACGCAAGTGGAGGTGGCCAGCGAATACCGCTACCGCACCAGCGTGCCCAACCCACGCACCCTGGTGGTGACCATCACCCAGAGCGGCGAGACCGCCGACACCCTGGCCGCGCTGCGCCACGCCCAAGGCTTGGGCATGAAGCACACGCTGACCATCTGCAACGTGGGCACCAGTGCGATGGTGCGCGAATGCGAACTGGCCTACATCACGCGCGCCGGCGTTGAAATCGGGGTGGCCTCCACCAAGGCCTTCACCACCCAGCTGGCTGGCCTGTTCCTGCTCACGCTAGCACTTGCGCAAGTGCGCGGCCACCTGAGCGAGGAAGACGAAGCCAGCCACCTCAAGGCCATGCGCCACCTGCCCGTGGCCTTGCAGGCCGTGCTTGCGCTGGAGCCGCAGGTGATCAGCTGGTCCGAGGACTTCGCGCGCATGGACAACGCGCTCTTCCTTGGTCGTGGCCTGCACTACCCGATCGCCCTGGAAGGCGCTTTGAAGCTCAAGGAGATCAGCTACATCCACGCCGAGGCCTACCCGGCCGGTGAGCTCAAGCACGGTCCGCTGGCCCTCGTGACGGCGGCCATGCCGGTGGTGACGGTGGCGCCCAACGACACCCTGCTGGAGAAGCTCAAGAGCAACATGCAGGAAGTGCGCGCGCGCGGCGGTGTGCTGTATGTGCTGGCCGATGCCGACACCCGCATCACCAGCAGCGAAGGCATTCACGTGATCCGCATGCCCGAACACTATGGCGCGCTGTCGCCCATCCTGCACGTGGTACCGCTGCAGATGCTGGCGTATCACACGGCGCTGGCAAAGGGGACGGATGTGGACAAGCCACGCAACCTGGCCAAGAGCGTCACGGTGGAGTGA
- the glmU gene encoding bifunctional UDP-N-acetylglucosamine diphosphorylase/glucosamine-1-phosphate N-acetyltransferase GlmU produces the protein MSFPVDVVVMAAGKGTRMKSQRPKVLHRLGGRALAQHVIDCAARLSARSVVVITGHGAEQVEAGLQAPAATALRFVRQEPQLGTGHAVQQAAPVLPDDGVTLVLSGDVPLTRPQTLQALLDLCDGTRLALLTLDMPDPSGYGRIVRAADASVQAIVEHKDATEAQRAITEIYSGIMAVPTRLLRGWLARLDNRNAQGEYYLTDVVKFAVADGLSVAAHRINDAVQVAGVNSPVQLAELERAYQRRVADTLMEQGTRLADPARLDVRGELLCGQDVEIDVNCVFEGRVQLGNGVRIGANCVIANAVIDAGAVIHPFTHIDGEKLGVKVGPGALVGPFARLRPGADLGAEVHIGNFVEVKNSTLAAGAKANHLAYLGDATVGERVNYGAGSITANYDGANKHRTVIEADVHVGSNCVLVAPVTIGAGGTVGGGSTITKDTAPGALSVARGKQVGIANWQRPQKTKKAP, from the coding sequence ATGTCGTTCCCAGTGGATGTGGTGGTGATGGCGGCCGGCAAGGGCACGCGCATGAAAAGTCAGCGGCCCAAAGTGTTGCACCGATTGGGCGGGCGCGCACTGGCGCAGCACGTGATTGACTGTGCGGCGCGGTTATCGGCGCGCTCCGTGGTGGTGATCACCGGCCACGGCGCCGAGCAGGTGGAAGCCGGCTTGCAGGCGCCTGCTGCCACCGCGTTGCGCTTCGTGCGCCAGGAGCCCCAGCTGGGCACCGGCCACGCGGTGCAGCAGGCCGCTCCGGTGTTGCCCGACGATGGCGTGACCCTGGTGCTCTCGGGTGATGTGCCGCTCACCCGGCCGCAAACGCTGCAGGCGCTGCTGGACCTGTGCGATGGCACTCGCCTGGCTCTGCTCACACTCGACATGCCCGATCCGAGCGGCTACGGGCGCATCGTGCGTGCGGCCGATGCGTCGGTGCAAGCCATCGTGGAACACAAGGACGCCACCGAGGCGCAACGCGCCATCACCGAAATCTACAGCGGCATCATGGCGGTGCCCACGCGCTTGCTGCGCGGCTGGCTGGCGCGGCTGGACAACCGCAACGCGCAGGGCGAGTACTACCTCACCGACGTGGTGAAGTTCGCCGTGGCCGATGGCCTGAGCGTGGCCGCGCACCGCATCAATGACGCGGTGCAGGTCGCGGGCGTGAACAGCCCGGTGCAGCTGGCCGAGCTGGAGCGCGCTTATCAGCGGCGCGTGGCCGATACCTTGATGGAACAGGGCACGCGCCTGGCCGATCCGGCGCGCCTGGATGTGCGCGGCGAACTGCTGTGTGGCCAGGACGTGGAGATCGACGTGAACTGCGTGTTCGAAGGCCGCGTGCAGCTGGGCAATGGCGTTCGCATCGGCGCGAACTGCGTGATCGCCAACGCCGTGATCGACGCTGGCGCGGTGATCCACCCGTTCACCCACATCGACGGCGAGAAGCTGGGTGTGAAGGTGGGACCTGGCGCGCTGGTGGGGCCGTTCGCGCGGTTGCGCCCTGGTGCCGACCTGGGTGCTGAGGTTCACATCGGCAATTTCGTGGAAGTGAAAAACAGCACCCTGGCCGCTGGCGCCAAAGCCAACCACCTTGCCTACCTGGGCGACGCGACCGTGGGCGAACGGGTGAACTACGGGGCTGGCAGCATCACCGCCAATTACGACGGCGCCAACAAGCACCGCACCGTGATTGAAGCCGACGTGCACGTGGGCAGCAACTGCGTGCTGGTGGCACCCGTGACCATCGGCGCGGGCGGCACGGTGGGCGGCGGCTCCACCATCACCAAGGACACGGCGCCCGGTGCGCTGTCGGTGGCGCGCGGCAAGCAGGTCGGCATTGCCAACTGGCAGCGCCCCCAGAAAACAAAAAAGGCCCCCTGA
- a CDS encoding DUF2726 domain-containing protein, which produces MNTTWIAVLGALAVLGLFVLGYWRYQLMSQSSGRDDRYSPERLMTPEQAQMLDYLQDTFPGQVVLPNMMLRNMLAVRRATNQKRAVERLDQQRVDFVVCGDDGKPTFAFDIEQHPLSNAKHKAHLVKMKNRILKTAGVRFVFLKNSLHRMPSPSDFRKQLNLAELPKPKVKDKEEPRENSRQQLESQFSEFDSINTNTAFRDSEVMGLSGLMDLDQEGRRGGFSSAYSNSGFNQRRSSSGGHSKLPGESRFDSMDVRGGR; this is translated from the coding sequence ATGAACACGACGTGGATTGCGGTGCTTGGAGCGCTGGCCGTGCTGGGCCTGTTTGTGCTGGGGTACTGGCGTTACCAACTGATGAGCCAATCGTCGGGGCGCGATGACCGGTACAGCCCGGAGCGCCTGATGACACCCGAACAGGCCCAGATGCTGGATTACTTGCAAGACACGTTTCCAGGCCAGGTGGTGCTGCCCAACATGATGTTGAGAAACATGCTGGCGGTGCGCCGCGCGACCAACCAAAAGCGCGCTGTAGAGCGCCTGGATCAGCAACGGGTGGACTTCGTGGTATGCGGCGATGACGGCAAACCCACCTTTGCCTTCGACATTGAACAGCACCCGCTGAGCAATGCCAAGCACAAGGCGCATCTGGTGAAGATGAAGAACCGCATCCTGAAGACAGCGGGCGTTCGGTTTGTCTTCTTGAAGAACAGCTTGCACCGCATGCCGTCGCCTTCCGACTTTCGCAAACAGCTCAATCTGGCCGAACTGCCCAAGCCCAAAGTGAAAGACAAGGAAGAACCCCGGGAGAACAGCCGTCAGCAACTGGAGAGCCAGTTCTCGGAATTCGACTCGATCAACACCAACACGGCTTTCCGGGATTCCGAGGTGATGGGCCTGAGCGGACTGATGGACCTGGATCAGGAAGGCCGGCGCGGTGGTTTCAGCAGCGCCTACAGCAACAGCGGCTTCAACCAGCGCCGCTCCAGCAGCGGCGGCCACAGCAAATTGCCTGGCGAAAGCCGCTTCGATTCGATGGACGTGCGCGGCGGGCGCTGA